Part of the Paenibacillus terrae HPL-003 genome is shown below.
GCCAATCTGGACAAGGGATAGCCCAGATACAGGTTCAACTATCATTTTACCGCAAAAAGAAGCCGTTCTTCCGTTAGCAGTGATCTGCTGGGAAGACGGCTTTTTTGAAATAACTGAAAATTGGAAACTCCTACTTCAATGACGAGGATAATGTCCGTTCGACGATGAACGTACTAATTTACTTTCACTACACGAAAATGCTGATTTGTTCCGCCGTTATCCCCCCATTGAATCGCTTTGGCGCCATCGGCGGTAGTGCCTTCGGAAATGTCGATCAGTTTGCCCGTTGCCCGGTTTTTCAGCTTGTAATAACCTCCGGTTACAGATACTAGTTGCCATTGCTGGCTGGACCAGCCTCCATCGCTCCACTGCTCGATGACTGCGCCGTCCGTAGTAGCTCCGTTTTCAACGCCGATCAGCTTGCCACTGTTGCGGTTGACGATTTTGTAATATCCGCCGCCCGCGTCCTTGAGCTGCCATTGCTGGCTGGATGCCCCCGAATCCGCACGCTGCTCCAGATCCGCTCCATCTGTGGTTGCACCGTCAATTACATTCAGCGGCTTGTTGCTCTTGCGGCTTACCAGCTGATAGTACCCGTCCGGGTCAATGGCGATTGGCGTGGTTACGCCTTGAACCACCCCGCTGGCGGTGTCGATGTTGATACTGTCAAACCAGTCCATAGCCAAAGAAGTCCCGGTTGGAAAACGCAGCGGCAGCCATACATATTGTGAATCCTGCACAGGACCGCTCCACGCTCCGGCCCAACGGTCGCCCAAATACAGGTACGAGGTCGTCTGAGTACCTTCTACCGGAATAACGTAGGCGGACTGTGAACCGTAGGTTGTACTGTCTCCGAAGTTCATCGTGTTACTCCACGTTCCTTCAATGCTGGATGCCGTAGCATACTTGGCTTGGTTGGGGTTCCAGCCCGTTGCCCCGGATGTGATCAGGAAGTAGACGTCTCCTTTCTTGAACATTGCCGGAGCTTCACGATATTGTCCCGGCCAGAGCGTGGTCACCAGCGCTTCAACTTGCAAAAAATCCGGTGTCAGACGATAAATGTTCAAATCGGCATTCACACGGGTAGCCGAAATCAGGTAAGCCGTACCATTGTCGTTGTATACAGTCATATCCCGTGAATCGTAATCCAGAGGACGGAAGCTGCCCTGATAGATGTAATCGCCGTCCACAGTATCGGAAGTGGCAACTGCCACCCGGGCTTCGTTGTAATTAACTCCATTCTCCTTGTGCATCCACAATACGTATTTGCGTGTTTTCTCATTATAAATGACTTTTGGACGTTCAATATTCGAAACATTCAGCTCTACTGCTGAGCTGCTAGTTAGCACGTTTTTGCGGAACTCCCAGTTTTTTAAATCAGAGGATCGGTAGGCGGATACCGCCTTGAATGTGCCGTTGGGGTTACGATTTTCACCAAACCAGTAGTAGTAACCGTCTACCTTAATCATACCGCCTCCATGAGCATGGACCACGTTTCCAGCTGTATCTTTAAACTGAATGCCATTCACAACATTCGCTGTAGCCGCTGAAGCGATCTTCGGTGAAAACATCTGGAAAATGCTCAACGACAGCAAAACAGAGAGCATAATACACAGCAAGCGGGCAAAATCATATTTCATCGTTTCGGCCTCCTCTGTATGTTTTTTAAAGCGCTTACAAAAAAGGTTTGTACTGAATAGCTCTCTATGCTGATGACTATCACCTGTCTGATGATGCGATGCGATCAGCAAGAGGATTATATCCCAATTGTATCCATATTGAATTGAAAGTGCTAGAGTAGTATATTGACCATGTACACCGCAGACGATAAACTTTCAATGAATTCCCAATAGAGCGGTGAAGTTATGAATGGGCTGATATTCATTACGGCATAGGGGGCAACCATGGAAATATATGCGATTGACACGAGCAAGCCGGAGGCAGACGGTCATTACGAGTCACTGCTGAACCGGGTTTCGACTGAAAAGCGGCAGAAGCTGGATCGTTTTTTACATCGGGAAGATGCTGTAAGGGGCTTATACGCCGATGTGTTGTTAAGGTGGGTGGCCTG
Proteins encoded:
- a CDS encoding RICIN domain-containing protein, whose product is MKYDFARLLCIMLSVLLSLSIFQMFSPKIASAATANVVNGIQFKDTAGNVVHAHGGGMIKVDGYYYWFGENRNPNGTFKAVSAYRSSDLKNWEFRKNVLTSSSAVELNVSNIERPKVIYNEKTRKYVLWMHKENGVNYNEARVAVATSDTVDGDYIYQGSFRPLDYDSRDMTVYNDNGTAYLISATRVNADLNIYRLTPDFLQVEALVTTLWPGQYREAPAMFKKGDVYFLITSGATGWNPNQAKYATASSIEGTWSNTMNFGDSTTYGSQSAYVIPVEGTQTTSYLYLGDRWAGAWSGPVQDSQYVWLPLRFPTGTSLAMDWFDSINIDTASGVVQGVTTPIAIDPDGYYQLVSRKSNKPLNVIDGATTDGADLEQRADSGASSQQWQLKDAGGGYYKIVNRNSGKLIGVENGATTDGAVIEQWSDGGWSSQQWQLVSVTGGYYKLKNRATGKLIDISEGTTADGAKAIQWGDNGGTNQHFRVVKVN